Proteins from a single region of Terriglobales bacterium:
- a CDS encoding YbaB/EbfC family nucleoid-associated protein has product MGGFNPKQLQSMLAQAREQYEALQKKLAETVVEASAGGGAVNVRMNGRKNLLSVTIEPELARSGDAEMLQDLITAAVNEAGRKVDEVLQTSVGGLLGGMQGLL; this is encoded by the coding sequence ATGGGCGGCTTCAATCCCAAGCAGTTGCAGTCCATGCTGGCGCAGGCGCGCGAGCAGTACGAGGCCCTGCAGAAGAAGCTGGCCGAAACCGTGGTGGAGGCCTCGGCGGGCGGCGGCGCGGTCAACGTGAGGATGAACGGCCGGAAGAATCTCCTGTCCGTCACCATCGAGCCCGAGCTGGCCCGCTCCGGAGACGCGGAGATGCTGCAGGACCTGATCACCGCCGCGGTCAACGAGGCGGGGCGCAAGGTGGACGAGGTGCTGCAGACAAGCGTGGGAGGCCTTTTGGGGGGGATGCAGGGGCTCTTGTGA